Proteins encoded together in one Aeromonas encheleia window:
- the mraY gene encoding phospho-N-acetylmuramoyl-pentapeptide-transferase, translating to MLVWLAELLTPHFTFFNVFSYLTFRAILSIITGLAVALWMGPRLIRRLQIMKFGQVIRNDGPESHLSKKGTPTMGGLMIIAAIFTSVLLWSRLDNPYVWLVLFVLGAYGAIGFADDYLKVVRKNTDGLIARWKYFWQSAVALGVAVFLYATATHDGQTQLVVPFLKDVMPQLGLMFIVLTYFVIVGTSNAVNLTDGLDGLAIMPTVMVAGGFALIAWATGNVNFANYLHIPYVPYTSELVIVCTAIVGAGLGFLWFNTYPAQVFMGDVGSLALGGALGTIAVLVRQEFLLVIMGGVFVMETVSVILQVGSYKLRGVRIFRMAPIHHHYEKKGWPEPRVIVRFWIITLMLVLLGLATLKVR from the coding sequence ATGCTAGTCTGGCTGGCGGAACTGCTCACCCCGCACTTCACCTTCTTCAACGTCTTCTCCTACCTGACGTTTCGCGCCATCCTGTCGATCATCACCGGTCTGGCGGTGGCGCTCTGGATGGGGCCTCGCCTCATCCGCCGCCTGCAGATCATGAAGTTCGGCCAGGTGATCCGCAACGACGGTCCTGAGTCTCACCTCAGCAAGAAAGGCACCCCGACCATGGGCGGCCTGATGATCATCGCCGCCATCTTCACCTCGGTGCTGCTCTGGAGCCGCCTCGACAACCCCTATGTCTGGCTGGTGCTGTTCGTGCTCGGCGCCTACGGTGCCATCGGCTTCGCCGACGACTACCTCAAGGTGGTGCGCAAGAATACCGACGGTCTGATCGCCCGCTGGAAGTACTTCTGGCAGTCGGCGGTCGCGCTGGGGGTGGCGGTGTTCCTCTACGCCACGGCCACCCATGATGGCCAGACCCAGCTGGTGGTGCCCTTCCTCAAGGATGTGATGCCGCAGCTCGGCCTGATGTTCATCGTGCTGACCTACTTCGTCATCGTCGGTACCTCCAACGCGGTCAACCTGACCGACGGCCTGGATGGTCTGGCCATCATGCCGACCGTGATGGTGGCGGGGGGCTTCGCCCTGATCGCCTGGGCGACCGGCAACGTCAACTTCGCCAACTACCTGCACATCCCCTACGTACCCTATACCTCCGAGCTGGTGATCGTCTGTACCGCCATCGTCGGCGCGGGTCTTGGCTTCCTCTGGTTCAACACCTACCCGGCCCAGGTCTTCATGGGCGACGTCGGCTCGCTGGCGTTGGGCGGTGCCCTCGGCACCATAGCCGTGCTGGTGCGTCAGGAGTTCCTGCTGGTGATCATGGGTGGCGTCTTCGTGATGGAGACCGTCTCGGTGATCCTGCAGGTGGGTTCCTACAAGCTGCGCGGCGTGCGGATCTTCCGCATGGCCCCGATCCATCACCATTATGAGAAGAAGGGTTGGCCGGAGCCGCGTGTGATAGTGCGCTTCTGGATCATCACCCTCATGCTGGTGTTGCTCGGCCTCGCCACCCTGAAGGTGAGGTAA
- the murF gene encoding UDP-N-acetylmuramoyl-tripeptide--D-alanyl-D-alanine ligase gives MMTLRLADLAQVLDARLIGDDAAITAVSTDTRTLGAGALFVALRGERFDAHDFCDQAVAAGASALLVERELPLAIPQLIVADSLKGLGRLGKLVRERLNPKVLAITGSCGKTTVKEMATAILRHEGEVLATAGNFNNEVGVPLTLLRLEPQHRFAVLELGANHPGEIAWTTSLVKPDAAIINNVAAAHLEGFGSLEGVFHAKSEIFAGLGEQGTAIVNADNEFWPKWQEKGIHCAFSIEDRSQPFHARDIRFNASGCAECVLVTPQGEVSLTLAIPGRHNVANALAATAGCLALGASLASVKAGLEQMAPVKGRFCVQRWGGLTLVDDTYNASVESVLAGIDALTAMGGYKVLVFGDMKELGEESAEQHARVGRHARERGLDAVLTVGEQSRHTADAAAGRHFDNKASLFEVLAQMINTHQEISILVKGARGSRMEDIVKMVADRQESATC, from the coding sequence ATGATGACCCTCAGGCTTGCCGACCTGGCGCAGGTGCTCGATGCCCGTCTGATTGGTGACGACGCGGCGATCACGGCGGTCAGTACCGACACCCGTACCCTGGGTGCGGGCGCACTCTTTGTTGCGCTGCGCGGCGAGCGTTTCGATGCCCACGACTTCTGCGATCAGGCCGTCGCCGCCGGGGCCTCGGCCCTGCTGGTGGAGCGCGAGCTGCCGCTGGCCATTCCCCAGCTGATCGTCGCCGACAGCCTCAAGGGGCTGGGGCGGCTCGGCAAGCTGGTGCGCGAGCGCCTCAACCCCAAGGTGCTGGCGATCACCGGCAGCTGTGGCAAGACCACGGTCAAGGAGATGGCGACCGCCATCCTGCGCCACGAAGGGGAGGTGCTGGCCACCGCCGGCAACTTCAACAACGAAGTGGGGGTGCCGCTCACCCTGCTGCGCCTCGAGCCGCAACACAGATTTGCGGTGCTGGAGCTGGGGGCGAATCATCCTGGCGAGATCGCCTGGACCACCTCCTTGGTCAAACCCGATGCCGCCATCATCAACAACGTGGCGGCCGCGCATCTGGAGGGATTCGGTTCCCTCGAGGGCGTCTTCCACGCCAAGAGCGAGATCTTCGCCGGCCTGGGCGAGCAGGGGACGGCTATCGTCAACGCCGACAACGAGTTCTGGCCAAAGTGGCAGGAGAAGGGCATTCACTGCGCCTTCTCCATCGAGGATCGAAGCCAGCCATTCCATGCCCGCGACATTCGTTTCAATGCGTCAGGCTGCGCCGAGTGCGTGCTGGTGACCCCGCAGGGGGAAGTGAGCCTGACCCTGGCCATTCCCGGCCGTCACAACGTGGCCAACGCCCTGGCCGCCACCGCCGGTTGCTTGGCGCTGGGTGCCTCGCTCGCTTCCGTCAAGGCGGGACTGGAGCAGATGGCGCCGGTCAAGGGCCGCTTCTGCGTGCAGCGCTGGGGTGGTCTCACCCTGGTGGATGACACCTACAACGCCAGCGTGGAGTCCGTGCTGGCAGGCATCGATGCCCTGACCGCCATGGGCGGCTACAAGGTGCTGGTATTCGGTGACATGAAGGAGTTGGGTGAGGAGTCTGCCGAGCAACACGCCCGGGTCGGACGCCACGCCCGCGAGCGCGGTCTTGACGCCGTGCTGACAGTAGGGGAACAGAGTCGCCACACCGCAGATGCCGCGGCTGGCCGACATTTCGATAACAAGGCGTCGTTGTTTGAAGTGCTTGCGCAAATGATAAATACACATCAAGAAATTTCGATTCTGGTCAAGGGGGCCCGCGGCTCCCGCATGGAAGATATCGTCAAGATGGTCGCTGACCGTCAGGAGTCAGCCACATGCTAG
- the murE gene encoding UDP-N-acetylmuramoyl-L-alanyl-D-glutamate--2,6-diaminopimelate ligase codes for MLSRALDQLLRPLGISAPALPLTDLQLDSRRVGPGCLFVAIRGHQMDGRRFIEQAVAQGATAVLFEEDGEFVAPTLAVPCFGIPHLPARLSGLAGDFYGQPASQLQLVGITGTNGKSTTALLVANWRTLLGGKAGVMGTVGNGLFGELVEAENTTGSALQVQANLAALQRQGADLVAMEVSSHGLVQHRVAALPFAATVFTNLSRDHLDYHGTMEAYGAAKEELLKLVEEANAVINADDEVGQAWLARYPEAVAFGVNGPIENHPGRQLTAQDPHFHQQGFHTRINSSWGNGVLSAPLLGRFNVSNVLAAMGAMLVLGYDFDALLASAPQLQPVTGRMECFGGGKAPLAVVDYAHTPDALEKALQALRVHCEGQLWCLVGCGGDRDRGKRPMMAAMAELHADRVILTDDNPRTEEPAQIMADMVAGLRDPDSVQIEHDRVKAINLAIGQASTQDIILVAGKGHEDYQIIGTDKRHYSDRETVAAALHTLLESFT; via the coding sequence ATGTTGTCCCGCGCGCTTGATCAACTGCTGCGCCCCCTCGGCATCTCTGCCCCGGCGCTCCCCCTCACCGACCTCCAGCTGGACAGCCGGCGGGTCGGGCCCGGTTGCCTCTTCGTGGCCATTCGAGGCCACCAGATGGATGGCAGACGCTTCATCGAACAGGCGGTGGCTCAGGGAGCGACCGCCGTCCTGTTTGAGGAGGATGGAGAATTTGTGGCGCCAACCCTGGCGGTGCCCTGTTTCGGGATCCCCCATTTGCCCGCTCGTCTCTCCGGCCTGGCCGGCGATTTCTACGGCCAACCCGCCAGCCAGCTGCAACTGGTGGGCATCACCGGCACCAATGGCAAGAGCACCACGGCGCTGCTGGTGGCGAACTGGCGCACCCTGCTGGGGGGCAAGGCCGGGGTGATGGGCACGGTCGGCAACGGTCTGTTCGGTGAGCTGGTGGAAGCGGAAAACACCACCGGCAGCGCCCTGCAGGTGCAGGCGAATCTGGCGGCCCTGCAACGGCAGGGGGCGGATTTGGTGGCGATGGAGGTCTCCAGCCACGGTCTGGTGCAGCATCGGGTGGCGGCGCTGCCCTTCGCGGCGACCGTGTTTACCAACCTGAGCCGGGATCATCTGGACTATCACGGCACCATGGAGGCTTATGGCGCCGCCAAGGAAGAGCTGCTCAAGCTGGTCGAGGAAGCCAATGCGGTCATCAATGCCGACGACGAGGTGGGGCAGGCATGGCTGGCACGTTATCCCGAGGCCGTGGCGTTCGGGGTGAATGGCCCGATTGAAAACCATCCTGGGCGACAGTTAACGGCGCAGGATCCCCATTTTCACCAACAAGGTTTTCACACCAGGATTAACTCCAGCTGGGGGAATGGTGTATTATCCGCCCCCTTGCTCGGCCGCTTCAACGTCAGCAATGTGCTGGCGGCGATGGGTGCCATGCTGGTGCTCGGTTACGACTTCGATGCGCTGCTGGCCAGCGCGCCGCAATTGCAGCCGGTGACCGGCCGCATGGAGTGCTTCGGGGGCGGCAAGGCGCCGCTCGCCGTGGTCGATTATGCCCATACCCCGGATGCGCTGGAGAAAGCGTTGCAGGCCCTGCGGGTGCACTGCGAGGGCCAACTCTGGTGTCTGGTGGGCTGTGGTGGCGACCGGGATCGCGGCAAGCGTCCCATGATGGCCGCCATGGCGGAGCTGCATGCGGATCGCGTGATCCTGACCGACGACAATCCCCGTACCGAGGAGCCGGCCCAGATCATGGCGGACATGGTGGCGGGTCTTCGCGATCCCGACTCGGTGCAGATCGAGCACGACAGGGTCAAGGCGATCAATCTGGCCATCGGTCAGGCGAGCACACAGGACATCATCCTGGTGGCCGGTAAGGGTCACGAGGATTATCAGATCATTGGAACCGACAAGCGGCACTACAGCGACCGGGAAACCGTCGCGGCCGCCTTGCACACATTATTGGAGTCATTCACATGA
- a CDS encoding penicillin-binding transpeptidase domain-containing protein, producing the protein MKRKAATKAPPKAKAPSLYPWRFRTLVFFIGIAFAGLILRLAWIQVIDPDRLRQEGDMRSLRTTSTQAVRGMITDRNGEQLAVSVPVEAVWADPKTVHESGAIHNERAWLALSAVLKLDINTLKHRISNPSKRFVYLQRQVTPAVAEYIKGLKLGGIYLRPEARRFYPTGEISSHLVGVTNIDGSGIEGIERSYNEWLTATPGEMRVRKDRQGRVIERLGLVKEGKNSNDLQLSIDQRVQALAYRALKRATDENKATSGSMVMLDVKTGEVLAMVNTPSYNPNNRGQYQSFRVRNRVVTDTYEPGSTIKPLILLSALQAGVTSWKDTIQGGPLFIGAKQIRDVSIHKATNLYDILRYSSNIGMSRIALRMPAQEMINTLSMVGFGMDTGSGLMGESSGMLPQRRRWSDIERATLSFGYGLRVTPLQLASAYATLANKGKRVPLSIIKVTQPPKGEQVIDHNNATAMLQALEYVVSNAIPKAQIPGYRVGGKSGTAKVAVAGGYGKDYMAWFAGFAPASNPRFVMVVVINEPKGSAYYGGAVATPPFAEAMGGVLQLFNIRPDGLAPAVPAKLARVEAPNAAPRT; encoded by the coding sequence ATGAAACGCAAGGCCGCCACCAAGGCCCCACCCAAGGCCAAAGCCCCGTCACTCTATCCGTGGCGCTTTCGCACGCTGGTGTTCTTCATCGGCATCGCGTTTGCCGGCTTGATCCTGCGGCTGGCCTGGATCCAGGTGATCGACCCGGACCGCCTGCGTCAGGAGGGGGACATGCGCTCGCTGCGTACCACCTCCACCCAGGCGGTGCGTGGCATGATCACCGATCGCAACGGCGAACAGCTGGCGGTGTCGGTGCCCGTCGAGGCGGTCTGGGCCGATCCCAAGACGGTGCACGAGTCCGGTGCCATCCATAACGAGCGCGCCTGGCTGGCGCTCTCCGCCGTGCTCAAGCTCGACATCAACACCCTCAAGCACCGCATCTCCAACCCGAGCAAGCGCTTCGTCTACCTGCAGCGGCAGGTGACGCCGGCGGTGGCGGAATACATCAAGGGTCTCAAGCTGGGGGGCATCTATCTGCGGCCCGAGGCTCGTCGCTTCTATCCGACCGGCGAGATCAGTTCCCACCTGGTGGGGGTGACCAACATAGATGGCAGCGGCATCGAGGGGATCGAGCGCAGCTACAACGAGTGGCTGACCGCGACCCCGGGCGAGATGCGGGTGCGCAAGGATCGCCAGGGCCGGGTCATCGAGCGGCTCGGGCTGGTCAAGGAGGGCAAGAACTCCAACGATCTGCAGCTGAGCATCGATCAGCGGGTGCAGGCACTGGCCTATCGCGCGCTCAAGCGCGCCACCGACGAGAACAAGGCCACCTCCGGCTCCATGGTGATGCTGGACGTGAAGACCGGCGAGGTGCTCGCCATGGTCAATACCCCCTCCTACAACCCGAACAACCGTGGCCAGTACCAGAGCTTCCGGGTGCGCAACCGGGTGGTGACCGATACCTATGAGCCGGGTTCGACCATCAAACCATTGATCTTGTTGAGTGCACTCCAGGCGGGTGTCACCAGCTGGAAGGACACCATCCAGGGCGGCCCCCTGTTCATCGGCGCCAAGCAGATCCGCGATGTGAGCATTCACAAGGCGACCAATCTGTACGACATCCTGCGCTACTCCTCCAACATCGGCATGTCGCGCATCGCGCTGCGGATGCCCGCCCAGGAGATGATCAACACCCTCAGCATGGTCGGCTTCGGCATGGACACCGGCAGCGGCCTGATGGGCGAGAGCAGCGGCATGCTGCCCCAGCGTCGCCGCTGGTCCGATATCGAGCGGGCGACCCTGTCATTCGGCTATGGCCTGCGGGTCACCCCGCTGCAGCTGGCCTCCGCCTATGCCACCCTGGCCAACAAGGGCAAGCGGGTGCCCCTCTCCATCATCAAGGTGACCCAGCCGCCCAAGGGTGAGCAGGTCATCGACCACAACAACGCCACCGCCATGCTGCAGGCGCTGGAATACGTGGTCAGCAACGCCATCCCTAAGGCGCAGATCCCGGGTTACCGGGTCGGCGGCAAGAGTGGTACCGCCAAGGTCGCCGTCGCCGGGGGCTATGGCAAGGACTACATGGCCTGGTTCGCCGGCTTCGCTCCGGCCAGCAACCCCCGCTTCGTCATGGTGGTGGTGATCAACGAGCCCAAGGGCAGCGCCTACTACGGCGGTGCCGTCGCGACCCCGCCCTTTGCCGAGGCCATGGGCGGCGTGCTGCAGCTCTTCAACATTCGCCCCGATGGGCTAGCGCCTGCCGTGCCCGCCAAACTCGCCCGTGTGGAGGCTCCCAATGCCGCGCCACGCACCTGA
- the ftsL gene encoding cell division protein FtsL yields MSEVRVHLAKEIIGDLWRHKLQIVLSVAVLLTAFAVILVTNMTRGLTAQQNDLMAEEDRLNIEWRHLLLEQGTLAEHSRVASLAMDKLQMARPLVTTEKVITQP; encoded by the coding sequence ATGAGCGAGGTGCGTGTCCATCTGGCCAAGGAGATCATCGGCGATCTCTGGCGGCACAAGCTGCAGATCGTGCTATCCGTTGCCGTGCTGCTCACCGCCTTTGCGGTGATCCTAGTGACCAACATGACCCGCGGCCTGACCGCCCAGCAAAATGACCTGATGGCGGAAGAGGATAGGCTCAACATCGAGTGGCGACACCTGCTGCTGGAGCAGGGCACCCTGGCCGAACACTCCCGGGTGGCGAGTCTGGCCATGGACAAATTGCAGATGGCTCGCCCGCTGGTGACCACCGAGAAGGTAATAACACAACCATGA
- the rsmH gene encoding 16S rRNA (cytosine(1402)-N(4))-methyltransferase RsmH produces MTQAAEHITVLLHEAVEGLAIKPDGIYVDGTFGRGGHSRLILQQLGPNGRLIAIDRDPQAIAEAAKIQDPRFEIVHGPFSGITTYLVERGLLGKVDGFLLDLGVSSPQLDDAERGFSFMKDGPLDMRMDPTSGQSAAQWLARADVDDIAWVLKTFGEERFAKKIARAIVHDRVTEPYVRTRQLAEMIARVNPSKEKGKHAATRSFQAIRIYINSELDEIETALDGALQALAPEGRLSVISFHSLEDRLVKHFIRKHEKGPEVPRGIPLTEAQLAGGRKLKAIGKALKPSEHEVTENTRSRSSVLRVAQRLAD; encoded by the coding sequence ATGACCCAAGCCGCTGAACACATCACAGTGCTGTTGCACGAAGCCGTCGAAGGGCTGGCCATCAAGCCGGACGGCATCTACGTCGACGGTACCTTTGGCCGGGGTGGTCACTCTCGTCTCATTCTCCAGCAGCTCGGCCCGAACGGCCGTCTGATCGCCATCGACCGGGATCCCCAGGCGATCGCCGAGGCCGCCAAGATCCAGGATCCCCGCTTCGAAATCGTGCACGGTCCCTTCTCCGGCATCACCACCTATCTGGTCGAGCGCGGCCTGCTGGGCAAGGTCGACGGCTTCCTGCTGGATCTCGGTGTCTCTTCCCCCCAGCTTGACGATGCCGAGCGCGGCTTCAGCTTCATGAAGGACGGCCCGCTCGACATGCGGATGGACCCGACCAGCGGCCAGAGCGCCGCGCAGTGGCTGGCCAGGGCCGATGTGGACGACATCGCCTGGGTCTTGAAGACCTTCGGCGAGGAGCGCTTCGCCAAGAAGATTGCCCGTGCCATTGTCCACGATCGAGTCACCGAGCCCTATGTGCGCACCCGCCAGCTGGCGGAGATGATCGCCCGGGTCAACCCGAGCAAGGAGAAGGGCAAGCACGCCGCCACCCGCAGCTTCCAGGCCATCCGCATCTATATCAACAGCGAGCTGGACGAGATCGAGACCGCACTGGACGGCGCGCTGCAGGCACTGGCTCCCGAGGGGCGCCTCTCCGTCATCAGCTTCCATTCGCTGGAGGACCGGCTGGTCAAACACTTCATCCGCAAGCATGAGAAGGGACCCGAGGTGCCGCGTGGCATCCCGCTGACCGAGGCGCAGCTGGCCGGTGGCCGTAAATTGAAAGCGATCGGCAAGGCGCTCAAGCCTTCTGAGCACGAAGTCACCGAAAATACCCGATCCCGCAGCTCAGTGCTGCGGGTCGCCCAGCGGCTGGCGGACTGA
- the mraZ gene encoding division/cell wall cluster transcriptional repressor MraZ: MLRGAHAISLDSKGRLAIPTKYRDWLRDESDGQLVCTIDIAHPCLLLYPLNEWEEIERKLKTLSSTNPAERRLQRLLLGHATECELDGNGRLLLSQPLRSHAGLDKKIMLVGQLNKFELWDEARWQQQINDDIQGLPEDDWASSPRLQDFSL, translated from the coding sequence TTGTTGCGTGGCGCTCACGCCATCAGCCTGGACAGCAAAGGGCGATTGGCGATTCCGACCAAATACCGAGATTGGCTGCGCGATGAAAGCGACGGCCAGCTGGTCTGCACCATCGACATTGCCCACCCTTGTCTGCTGCTTTACCCCCTGAATGAATGGGAAGAGATCGAGCGCAAGCTCAAGACCCTTTCCAGCACCAACCCGGCGGAGCGCCGCCTGCAACGCCTGTTGCTCGGTCACGCGACCGAGTGCGAGCTGGACGGCAATGGCCGCCTGCTGCTCAGCCAGCCGCTGCGCAGCCATGCCGGCTTGGACAAGAAAATTATGCTGGTGGGCCAGCTCAACAAGTTTGAGCTGTGGGATGAAGCCCGCTGGCAGCAACAGATCAATGACGATATCCAGGGCCTGCCCGAGGACGATTGGGCAAGCTCACCACGACTACAGGACTTTTCCTTATAA
- a CDS encoding lytic transglycosylase domain-containing protein: MQQRVHLQGRIAQSQPMIRWVEQQVRERKMPSILALLPLIESSYRLDVVSSAGAAGPWQLMPDTAARFSVPMTTSFDGRYSLPLATEAALSYLGWLYQFFGQDWLLALAAYNAGEGRVLKAVLSAGTRNLWELSLPTETRLYVARFLALSQLLERAAHYNFALPSWQEGDSIQVWQQPGSCSLRSWAMAKGVSMNEASRWNPAWQLPDAQGVSNCPIVYGRGKTPPAVRESERPLLVRAVSLESLHDPLLLQPARGLNMSRGGLSLAPLPDPLGLEQTRPLLAP, translated from the coding sequence CTGCAACAACGAGTGCACCTGCAGGGGCGGATTGCCCAATCCCAACCCATGATCCGTTGGGTGGAGCAGCAGGTTCGCGAACGTAAAATGCCTTCCATACTGGCATTACTCCCCCTGATAGAGAGCAGTTATCGTCTTGATGTGGTCTCCTCTGCGGGAGCCGCCGGCCCCTGGCAACTGATGCCGGATACCGCTGCCCGTTTCTCCGTCCCTATGACAACTAGCTTCGATGGTCGCTATTCATTGCCCCTGGCAACGGAAGCTGCGCTGTCCTATCTCGGTTGGTTATATCAGTTCTTTGGCCAAGACTGGCTGCTGGCACTTGCGGCCTATAACGCGGGGGAAGGGCGGGTATTAAAGGCCGTACTCAGTGCTGGAACGCGCAACCTGTGGGAACTGTCGCTGCCTACTGAGACGCGCCTCTACGTGGCACGTTTCCTCGCCTTGTCTCAGTTGCTGGAGCGGGCTGCACACTACAATTTTGCTCTGCCGTCGTGGCAAGAAGGGGACAGCATACAGGTATGGCAGCAGCCTGGAAGCTGCTCCCTGCGGAGCTGGGCGATGGCCAAAGGGGTGTCCATGAATGAGGCTAGCCGTTGGAACCCAGCCTGGCAGTTGCCCGATGCCCAGGGGGTGAGCAACTGCCCAATCGTCTATGGTCGCGGCAAAACACCCCCGGCAGTACGCGAGAGTGAACGTCCCCTGCTGGTGCGTGCCGTGTCGCTGGAGAGTCTGCATGATCCCCTGCTGCTACAACCAGCCAGAGGGTTGAACATGAGCCGGGGAGGTCTCAGCCTCGCACCGTTGCCGGATCCACTGGGATTGGAACAGACCCGCCCTCTGCTGGCGCCATGA